The proteins below come from a single Acanthopagrus latus isolate v.2019 chromosome 4, fAcaLat1.1, whole genome shotgun sequence genomic window:
- the nae1 gene encoding NEDD8-activating enzyme E1 regulatory subunit: MAATKASKEQKYDRQLRLWGDHGQETLENAHVCLINATATGTEILKNLVLPGIGAFTIVDGHTVTGEDVGNNFFLSNNSIGKNRAQAATELLQELNSDVSGNFVEESPDKLLDNDPEFFHRFTIVIGVQLPESTCLRLGSVLWSASVPFLICKTYGLIGYMRLVVQEHTVIESHPDNALEDLRLDQPFAEFKNHIQSYDLDSMDKKDHSHTPWIIIVAKYLEKWLSEHNGQPPKNYKEKEAFRQCIREGIRKKENGVPEDEENFEEAIKNVNTALNPTKVPSAVEDLFNSVQCNDITSQTLSFWVMLRAVKEFVLNEGNGSLPVRGTIPDMIADSQKFINLQNVYREKAMQDAAAVSKHVECLLQSFGKPPESISEKDIKLFCKNASFLRVVRCRSLAEEYSVDSVNKDEITSCMDNPDSEMVFYLMLRAVDRFYQQHSRYPGVYNYQVEDDISKLKLCVNNLLQEYSLNVNIKDDYIHEFCRYGAAEPHTVAAFLGGSAAQEAIKIVSHQFVPFSNTFIYNAMSQTSATLQL; this comes from the exons ATGGCAGCCACTAAAGCCTCCAAAGAACAGAAATACGACAGGCAACTCAG GCTGTGGGGTGACCATGGTCAAGAAACACTGGAGAATGCACATGTTTGTCTCATCAATGCCACAGCAACTGGGACAGAGATACTGAAGAACTTGGTGCTTCCAG GCATTGGAGCATTCACCATAGTTGATGGACACACAGTTACTGGGGAAGATGTTGGAAACAA CTTTTTTCTTAGCAACAACAGCATTGGAAAG AACAGAGCACAGGCTGCCACTGAGCTGCTACAAGAACTTAACAGTGATGTCTCTGGAAACTTTGTTGAGGAG AGTCCAGACAAGCTTCTGGACAATGATCCAGAGTTCTTCCACAGGTTTACCATAGTCATCGGTGTCCAGTTGCCAGAAAG CACATGTTTGAGGCTGGGCTCAGTCCTGTGGAGTGCCTCTGTACCTTTCCTTATCTGTAAAACCTACGGCCTGATCGGCTACATGAGACTGGTGGTGCAGGAGCATACAG tgattGAATCTCACCCAGACAATGCCTTGGAGGATCTGAGGTTAGACCAGCCTTTTGCTGAATTCAAGAACCACATTCAGTCCTACGACCTTGACAGCATGGACAAGAAG GACCACAGTCACACTCCATGGATTATTATTGTAGCTAAATACCTGGAAAAATGGCTCAGTGAG CACAACGGTCAGCCACCGAAAAATTACAAGGAGAAAGAGGCCTTCAGGCAGTGTATTCGGGAAG GGATCCGGAAGAAAGAGAATGGTGTCCCAGAGGACGAAGAAAACTTTGAGGAAGCTATTAAGAATGTCAACACTGCTCTGAACCCAACCAAG GTTCCTAGTGCTGTTGAAGACCTTTTCAATAGTGTGCAGtgtaatgacatcacatcacag ACGCTGTCGTTCTGGGTGATGCTGCGAGCTGTGAAGGAGTTTGTTCTCAATGAAGGCAACGGAAGCCTACCTGTACGAGGAACCATCCCAGATATGATCGCTGACTCTCAGAAGTTCATCAACCTTCAAAATGT TTACAGGGAAAAGGCAATGCAggatgctgcagctgtttctaAGCACGTAGAATGTCTTCTGCAGTCTTTTGGAAAG CCACCAGAGAGCATCTCTGAAAAGGACATCAAACTGTTCT GTAAGAATGCCTCCTTCCTAAGGGTGGTGCGCTGCAGGTCATTGGCTGAAGAATACAGCGTGGATTCAGTAAATAAAGACGAAATCA CGTCGTGCATGGACAATCCAGACAGCGAGATGGTCTTCTACCTCATGCTTCGTGCTGTTGACCGTTTCTACCAGCAGCACTCCCGCTACCCAG GAGTTTATAACTACCAGGTGGAGGACGACATCAGCAAGCTGAAGCTCTGTGTGAACAACCTGCTGCAGGAGTACAGCCTCAACGTCAATATCAAAGACGATTACATCCATGAGTT CTGTCGATATGGTGCAGCCGAGCCACACACAGTTGCTGCATTTTTGGGAG gaTCGGCTGCTCAGGAGGCCATCAAGATCGTCAGCCACCAGTTTGTGCCGTTCAGCAACACTTTCATTTACAACGCCATGTCACAGACCTCCGCCACCTTACAGTTGTGA